In Lates calcarifer isolate ASB-BC8 linkage group LG4, TLL_Latcal_v3, whole genome shotgun sequence, a genomic segment contains:
- the LOC108883586 gene encoding spindlin-Z → MSKKRGRKRSSGELSESSASTLSPDPDNLLGRRIQHTWREKGNVTKWKGTVLERLTVNSSLYMVKYDGFDCVYGIELFKDTRVSNLQVLSEKVVNNKIKVPPGAEELVGRAVEHLFEKEDGEKNEWRGMVLSRAPIMTHWYYITYEKDPVLYMYQLWDDYKDGDLRVLPESENKHLLPADRKPGEEPESLVGKQVEYVTDNGLKRTGLVIYQVPAKPTVYYIKYDDDVHIHVYDLVKTT, encoded by the exons GAAGCGTAGCAGTGGAGAGCTGAGTGAGAGCTCGGCGTCAACCCTGAGCCCAGACCCTGACAACCTGCTGGGCCGCAGGATCCAGCACACCTGGAGGGAGAAGGGCAACGTGACCAAGTGGAAAGGCACTGTTCTGGAGCGCTTGACTGTCAACAGCTCCCTCTACATGGTCAAATATGACGGTTTTGACTGCGTTTATGGCATCGAGCTCTTCAAAGACACCCGGGTGTCCAACCTGCAGGTGTTGTCAGAGAAAGTTG TGAATAATAAGATCAAGGTGCCTCCCGGGGCAGAGGAGCTGGTGGGCCGAGCTGTGGAGCATCTGTTCGAAAAGGAGGACGGTGAGAAGAACGAGTGGCGAGGCATGGTGCTCTCTCGAGCCCCCATTATGACCCACTGGTATTACATCACCTACGAGAAGGACCCGGTGCTGTACATGTACCAGCTGTGGGACGATTATAAGGACGGAGATCTACGTGTCCTGCCGGAGTCAG AGAACAAACACCTGCTGCCGGCAGACAGGAAGCCTGGTGAGGAGCCAGAGAGCCTTGTGGGTAAACAGGTGGAGTACGTCACAGATAATGGCCTAAAGAGGACGGGCTTGGTCATCTATCAGGTCCCAGCAAAGCCCACAGTATACTACATCAAATATGACGATGATGTTCACATCCACGTCTACGACCTGGTGAAGACCACCTAG
- the LOC108883587 gene encoding fizzy-related protein homolog: MDQDYECRLLRQINIQNENASPIKAVGAVRALTPTSSPLSSPSKHGDRFIPSRAGANWSVNFHRINEIEKSHNQNRKTKDGTTDSNKADGLAYSALLKNELLGAGIEKVQDPQSEDRRLLPSTPAKRSLFSYSVSTKRALPEEDGNTVSPYSLSPVSSNSQKLLRSPRKPTRKISKIPFKVLDAPELQDDFYLNLVDWSSLNVLSVGLGTCVYLWSACTSQVTRLCDLSVEGDSVTSVGWSERGNLVAVGTHKGYVQIWDAAAGKKLSVLEGHTARVGALAWNADQLSSGSRDRVILQRDIRAPPLQSERRLQGHRQEVCGLKWSTDHQLLASGGNDNKLLVWNHSSVLPVQQYTEHLAAVKAIAWSPHQHGLLASGGGTADRCIRFWNTLTGQPLQCTDTGSQVCNLAWSKHTNELVSTHGYSQNQILVWKYPSLTQVAKLTGHSYRVLYLAMSPDGEAIVTGAGDETLRFWNVFSKMRSTKESVSVLNLFTRIR, encoded by the exons ATGGATCAAGACTATGAGTGCAGGCTGCTCAGGCAGATTAATATTCAAAATGAGAATGCAAGCCCCATA AAAGCTGTAGGAGCAGTGCGAGCTCTGACACCCACCAGCTCCCCCCTGTCCTCCCCTAGCAAGCACGGCGATCGCTTCATTCCCTCCCGGGCCGGAGCCAACTGGAGCGTTAATTTCCACCGCATCAAT GAAATTGAAAAGTCGCACAATCAAAATAGGAAAACCAAAGATGGCACGACAGACAGCAACAAAG CGGACGGTTTGGCTTACTCGGCGCTGCTGAAGAACGAGCTGCTAGGAGCTGGTATCGAGAAAGTCCAGGACCCCCAGTCAGAAGACCGCCGTCTGCTGCCATCTACTCCTGCCAAGAGGAGCCTCTTTAGT taCTCTGTGAGTACTAAGAGGGCTCTGCCAGAAGAGGATGGAAACACAGTATCTCCATATTCTCTATCACCTGTCAGTAGCAACAG CCAGAAACTGCTACGGTCACCAAGGAAACCTACACGCAAAATATCTAAAATCCCTTTCAAAGTTCTGGATGCTCCAGAGCTACAGGATGACTTCTACCTCAACCTAGTGGACTGGTCCTCTCTGAATGTGCTCAGTGTTGGACTAGGCACCTGCGTCTACCTGTGGAGTGCCTGCAccagccag GTGACACGTCTATGTGACCTTTCTGTAGAGGGAGATTCAGTAACGTCAGTGGGCTGGTCAGAGAgg gGTAACCTGGTGGCGGTGGGGACTCATAAAGGCTATGTACAGATCTGGGATGCAGCAGCAGGGAAGAAGCTGTCTGTACTAGAAGGACACACAGCCAGAGTGG GTGCGTTGGCATGGAATGCGGACCAGCTGTCGTCTGGGAGCCGTGATCGGGTGATCCTGCAGAGGGACATCAGAGCCCCGCCTCTCCAGTCCGAGCGCCGTCTCCAaggacacagacaggaagtctgCGGGCTCAAGTGGAGTACAGACCACCAACTGCTCGCCTCTGGTGGAAATGATAACAAG CTGCTTGTGTGGAATCATTCGAGTGTCCTCCCGGTGCAGCAGTACACGGAGCATTTGGCTGCAGTGAAGGCAATCGCCTGGTCCCCCCACCAGCATGGCCTGCTGGCCTCTGGAGGCGGCACCGCCGACCGCTGCATCCGTTTCTGGAACACTCTGACGGGCCAGCCGCTGCAGTGCACTGACACTGGCTCTCAAGTCTGCAACCTGGCCTGGTCCAAGCACACTAATGAACTG gtCAGCACACACGGTTATTCCCAGAACCAGATCCTGGTGTGGAAGTATCCCTCTCTAACTCAAGTGGCCAAACTTACAGGACATTCCTACAGAGTACTCTACCTG GCCATGTCACCTGATGGAGAGGCTATCGTGACGGGGGCTGGAGATGAAACACTTCGTTTCTGGAACGTCTTTAGCAAGATGAGATCCACAAAG GAATCTGTGTCAGTGCTGAACCTCTTCACAAGAATCCGGTAG